One Longimicrobiales bacterium DNA window includes the following coding sequences:
- the pilO gene encoding type 4a pilus biogenesis protein PilO has translation MAWYNPSDPKQRNLMLGGIAFLIAIVPFRMYMLSPRVLENTAVQEHVESLEGQNRRASVQAARGGGELEERNAIYERHVQKLEELIPAAEEVASLVNDISGAARAADVEPIRMVPEPAETGAFYSKTSYDMAVIGDYHNVARFLTNVGSLSRIVTPVEVDIQVYDQADRYPEMVTPVVVTFRIETYVLPDQPAAPPPAVVPGG, from the coding sequence ATGGCTTGGTACAATCCCTCAGATCCGAAGCAGCGGAACCTCATGCTTGGCGGAATCGCCTTTCTTATCGCGATCGTGCCGTTTCGCATGTACATGCTTAGTCCACGTGTGCTTGAAAACACGGCCGTGCAAGAACACGTCGAGTCTCTCGAAGGGCAGAATCGCAGAGCCTCGGTTCAGGCTGCGAGAGGCGGCGGCGAACTCGAAGAACGGAATGCGATTTATGAGCGCCACGTTCAGAAGTTGGAGGAGTTGATTCCGGCGGCTGAAGAGGTGGCATCGCTCGTGAACGACATCTCGGGAGCGGCACGTGCGGCAGATGTTGAGCCCATTCGGATGGTTCCGGAGCCGGCTGAAACTGGGGCATTCTACAGCAAGACGTCGTACGACATGGCAGTGATCGGCGATTATCACAACGTCGCCCGATTCCTGACCAACGTCGGGAGCCTCTCGAGGATCGTGACGCCAGTTGAGGTGGATATACAGGTGTACGACCAGGCAGATCGGTATCCGGAAATGGTTACGCCTGTCGTCGTCACGTTCCGAATCGAAACGTATGTGCTCCCAGATCAGCCCGCGGCACCGCCGCCGGCCGTGGTCCCCGGAGGTTGA
- a CDS encoding AMIN domain-containing protein, translating into MTSMFALWAGALLASGSPVTEVAITSVAEQTSVLIAVNGSVQHRAFTMEGPHRLVVDLMGAENALPRDEFTGVNRGGIRNVRASQYSAEVVRVVFELSEQMAYDITSDDDGLRITLQNPQVRGFEPWSSGASAMSAFDPTSLSLATGSQAQQLSQAERISMRWTEEPLQNVLLHFATFSGKSIVPGANVFGFVTAEIINQPWDVALQVILSANGLVGEEDVYGMIRVENLTDVEAREQIGQIETRAHRIRYATAAELVQMITPLLTERGSITENAATNTLVVSDIDRVQRAIQALLQQIDIETPQVSITAKIIFVNRTDLREMGVTYELKDSRGNQLNTLSDGASDLNGDGVLSLPEETVEQGTSVVSLGGNSIAALGNAAARVGNPTLSMLTSMVVGRHQLVSFLDALQSVNLSDIEASPQVTVLDNVEAELSVGELTPIRTIDAGAGGAGTTFPTAQVQQQETGIILRATPHVVGGGKIRLDIYVERSAAELAESDAGFIFRQQKGTTRMLVADGETAVIAGLVQSERTESIQGIPILMNLPILGKLFRVTREQVLQRDLIILVTPHIVRGTN; encoded by the coding sequence ATGACCTCGATGTTCGCCCTTTGGGCGGGCGCGCTCCTTGCTTCCGGAAGCCCCGTCACGGAAGTGGCGATCACCTCCGTAGCGGAGCAGACGAGCGTCCTGATCGCGGTAAACGGCTCGGTTCAACACCGGGCATTCACCATGGAAGGTCCCCACCGTTTGGTGGTGGATTTGATGGGCGCTGAAAACGCTCTCCCTCGAGACGAGTTCACTGGCGTGAATCGGGGCGGCATCCGCAATGTGCGTGCAAGCCAATACTCCGCTGAGGTCGTGCGCGTCGTCTTCGAGCTGTCTGAGCAGATGGCGTACGACATCACCTCGGATGATGACGGCCTTCGCATAACGCTCCAAAACCCGCAGGTCCGTGGCTTCGAGCCGTGGTCGTCTGGCGCGTCCGCCATGAGCGCATTCGATCCGACGTCACTGTCCCTGGCGACGGGGTCACAGGCGCAGCAGCTGAGCCAGGCCGAGAGAATCTCCATGCGATGGACGGAGGAGCCGCTACAGAACGTCCTCCTGCATTTCGCGACGTTCTCTGGCAAGTCCATCGTCCCCGGTGCGAACGTGTTTGGCTTCGTTACTGCTGAGATCATCAACCAGCCGTGGGACGTGGCCCTCCAGGTGATCCTGTCCGCGAACGGACTCGTCGGGGAAGAAGACGTTTACGGAATGATTCGCGTCGAAAACCTGACGGACGTGGAGGCGCGTGAACAGATCGGTCAGATCGAGACCCGGGCGCACCGCATCCGGTACGCGACCGCGGCCGAGCTGGTGCAAATGATCACTCCGCTGCTCACAGAACGTGGCAGCATCACAGAAAATGCGGCTACGAACACCCTGGTCGTCTCGGATATCGATCGTGTTCAGCGGGCCATCCAGGCACTGCTGCAGCAGATCGACATCGAAACACCTCAGGTGTCCATTACGGCGAAGATCATCTTTGTGAACCGGACGGACCTCCGTGAAATGGGTGTCACGTACGAGCTCAAGGATTCTCGGGGCAACCAGCTCAATACCCTCTCAGATGGTGCCTCCGATCTGAACGGTGACGGAGTACTGTCCCTCCCGGAAGAGACGGTCGAGCAAGGGACGTCAGTGGTCTCCCTGGGCGGAAACTCGATCGCGGCGTTAGGAAACGCGGCCGCTCGAGTCGGTAACCCTACATTGAGCATGTTGACCTCCATGGTCGTGGGCCGTCACCAACTTGTCAGCTTCCTCGACGCGCTCCAGTCCGTAAATTTGAGTGATATCGAAGCGTCTCCGCAGGTTACCGTCCTCGACAACGTTGAAGCTGAGCTCTCGGTCGGTGAGCTGACTCCGATTCGAACCATCGACGCTGGCGCAGGTGGTGCCGGGACGACGTTCCCCACTGCACAGGTGCAGCAGCAGGAGACCGGTATCATCCTGAGGGCGACCCCTCATGTGGTCGGTGGTGGAAAGATCCGTCTTGACATCTATGTGGAGCGGTCCGCGGCCGAGCTCGCTGAGTCGGACGCCGGTTTCATTTTCCGCCAACAGAAGGGAACCACACGCATGCTCGTGGCGGATGGAGAGACCGCGGTCATCGCCGGGCTCGTGCAGAGTGAACGGACGGAGTCCATACAGGGCATTCCGATCCTCATGAACCTGCCAATTCTGGGCAAGTTATTCCGTGTGACACGCGAGCAAGTACTGCAGCGTGATCTGATCATCCTCGTTACCCCGCACATCGTGCGTGGCACAAACTGA
- the aroC gene encoding chorismate synthase, producing the protein MHRISFHTAGESHGRGLTALLEGMPAGLPLSMERDVDPELSRRQGGYGRGRRMKIESDTADLLSGVRLGETLGSPISMIIWNRDWENWTTAMAHEAPAEDENPKALRPHYLPRPGHADLVGAFKYDRRDVRDILERASARETAARVACGAVAKRLLGEFGIRIGSHILSIGSTEAILQELPEDLNATADLSPVRCLDEAAASRMMLEIDDAKERGDTLGGVFEVVATGVPVGLGSYVSWDTKLDGRLAGAVMSVQAVKGIEIGLGFTGARRPGSEVHDAIVRNDDKPRAGRIGRASNRAGGLEGGVSTGEPILVRGAMKPISTLRKPLPSVDLRDGSVGDAAVERSDVCAVPAAGVVAESMVALVLADAFLDKFGGDSVGEIRRNLDGYLTHLTERGFKGR; encoded by the coding sequence ATGCACCGAATATCCTTCCATACGGCAGGTGAATCCCACGGCCGCGGCCTTACCGCTCTCCTCGAGGGTATGCCGGCGGGTCTCCCGTTGTCGATGGAGCGCGATGTCGATCCTGAACTCTCCCGGCGCCAGGGTGGCTATGGGCGAGGGAGGCGGATGAAGATCGAGTCGGATACCGCGGACCTCCTCAGCGGCGTCCGGCTGGGCGAGACACTAGGATCCCCCATCTCGATGATCATCTGGAACCGGGATTGGGAAAATTGGACCACTGCTATGGCCCACGAGGCACCCGCGGAGGATGAGAACCCGAAGGCGCTACGCCCTCATTATCTTCCCCGGCCTGGACATGCGGATCTCGTCGGAGCGTTCAAATACGACCGTCGTGACGTTCGCGACATCCTGGAACGTGCGAGCGCGCGGGAGACAGCGGCCCGTGTCGCGTGCGGTGCAGTGGCCAAGCGGCTGTTGGGTGAGTTTGGCATCCGCATTGGGAGCCATATCCTCTCCATCGGGTCAACGGAAGCGATACTGCAGGAGTTGCCGGAGGACCTCAATGCGACCGCAGATCTGAGCCCGGTTCGCTGTTTGGACGAAGCCGCGGCATCGCGGATGATGCTGGAGATCGACGACGCTAAGGAGCGTGGGGACACTCTGGGCGGCGTCTTCGAAGTCGTTGCCACGGGTGTTCCGGTCGGGTTGGGGAGCTACGTGTCATGGGACACGAAGCTCGACGGACGACTGGCGGGCGCGGTGATGTCTGTGCAGGCCGTCAAAGGCATAGAGATCGGTCTGGGCTTCACCGGGGCTCGACGGCCTGGTTCGGAGGTCCACGATGCCATCGTCCGGAACGACGACAAGCCCAGAGCGGGACGTATCGGCAGAGCGTCGAACCGCGCTGGTGGGTTGGAAGGCGGCGTGAGCACCGGCGAGCCTATCTTAGTCCGGGGCGCGATGAAGCCCATCTCGACGCTCCGGAAGCCACTGCCAAGTGTCGATCTTCGGGACGGCTCCGTGGGCGATGCAGCGGTCGAACGTAGTGACGTATGCGCGGTGCCGGCTGCGGGCGTGGTTGCGGAGTCGATGGTTGCATTGGTTTTGGCGGATGCGTTTCTGGACAAGTTCGGTGGTGACTCGGTCGGAGAGATTCGCAGGAACCTGGACGGCTACCTCACGCATTTGACCGAGCGTGGCTTCAAGGGGCGGTGA
- the topA gene encoding type I DNA topoisomerase, with product MSDKDRIHLVIVESPAKARTIGKYLGKGYAVAASVGHVRDLPRKELGVDVENGFEPKFETIRGKGKVIAELKKLAKTADRVILATDPDREGEAIAYHVAEQLGYEKNKERFDRVTFREITKKKVQEALASPGLLDMKRIEAQQARRILDRLVGYKVSPMLWRPIRPGLSAGRVQTVALRIICERENEIRAFVEDEYWSITAHLRRDGQAFDAKLHQIDGKAFTLRNEEETTAAVDAIKSVPFAVTEVKRRERRKNPAAPFTTSTLQQEAAKRLRFSAKRTMSNAQRLYEGQEIGGRGQIGLITYMRTDSTRVSPDAVDQARTWVAEEMGEDYIPKAPRLYGGKQSRAAQDAHEAVRPTDVTIHPSEAGKYLEADQANLYEMIWQRFVASQMSPAVYDTTTVDFGLTGSNGTSYLYRSTGSIVKFQGFTRLYLEATEAGEPRRLDDLEPLPDLNSGDVSELEGVEPKQHFTQPPPRYSEASLVKEMEKQGIGRPSTYAATISVIVDRGYVELEKRRFFPTDLGEVVSALLVRLFPDIFDAEFTSRMESELDKVEDGEADWRELLGGFYPRLMERIKEGEKNSDEIIKEILAAEGEDCDKCGSTMLVRWNRFGRFLGCSGYPECKSTRSLDGFNPEGEELGPHPELGRLVRLKYGPYGPYVELEAEEEDKKPKRSSLPKDKQPQDVDLEFAVQLLMLPRPLGTDPETEEEVVAGLGRFGPFVRRGKTFASLKTPDEMWTVTLEEAVELVKTKASGGIPLKEFGKHPDSGLELLIRAGRYGPYVTDGTTNATLPKGTEPEEVDLEMALDLLAKKAARGGKKGKPRKKKKK from the coding sequence ATGAGCGACAAAGACCGAATACATCTTGTCATCGTCGAGTCCCCGGCGAAGGCGCGAACGATCGGGAAGTACCTCGGGAAGGGGTATGCGGTCGCGGCGTCGGTGGGGCATGTCCGTGACCTCCCAAGGAAGGAATTGGGAGTGGATGTCGAGAACGGATTTGAGCCCAAATTCGAGACGATCCGAGGCAAGGGTAAGGTCATCGCCGAGTTGAAGAAACTCGCCAAGACCGCAGACCGTGTGATCCTCGCGACTGACCCTGATCGTGAAGGGGAAGCCATCGCCTACCACGTTGCCGAACAGCTCGGGTACGAGAAGAACAAAGAGCGATTCGATCGGGTCACGTTCCGAGAGATCACGAAAAAGAAGGTTCAGGAGGCGCTCGCCTCACCGGGCCTGTTGGACATGAAGCGGATCGAGGCCCAACAGGCCAGGCGGATTCTAGACCGACTTGTCGGATACAAGGTCAGCCCGATGCTCTGGCGACCTATCCGACCCGGTTTGTCTGCAGGACGCGTCCAGACCGTAGCGCTCCGTATCATCTGTGAACGTGAAAATGAGATCCGTGCGTTCGTCGAAGATGAGTATTGGTCGATCACGGCCCATCTACGCCGCGACGGGCAGGCATTCGATGCGAAGCTTCACCAGATCGACGGTAAGGCCTTCACGTTGCGGAACGAGGAAGAGACGACCGCTGCGGTCGACGCGATTAAGAGCGTGCCCTTCGCGGTAACCGAAGTGAAGCGCCGGGAACGGCGAAAGAATCCAGCAGCTCCGTTCACCACGTCGACCCTTCAGCAGGAAGCGGCCAAGCGGCTCCGCTTCTCTGCGAAGCGTACGATGTCGAACGCTCAGAGGCTCTACGAGGGACAAGAAATCGGGGGACGCGGTCAGATTGGTCTCATTACTTATATGCGAACCGACTCCACCCGTGTCTCGCCCGATGCCGTAGATCAGGCTAGGACCTGGGTGGCTGAGGAGATGGGCGAGGACTACATCCCCAAGGCCCCCCGTCTGTATGGGGGGAAGCAGTCCCGAGCAGCGCAGGACGCCCACGAAGCCGTACGCCCCACGGATGTCACGATCCACCCGTCCGAAGCTGGTAAATACCTCGAGGCGGACCAGGCGAACCTGTACGAAATGATCTGGCAGCGTTTCGTCGCGAGCCAGATGTCGCCTGCCGTCTATGACACGACCACCGTGGACTTCGGTCTGACTGGGAGCAACGGTACATCATATCTGTACCGCTCCACCGGGTCGATCGTGAAATTCCAGGGATTCACGCGACTATACCTAGAAGCCACAGAAGCCGGTGAGCCCCGCCGGTTGGACGACCTCGAGCCACTCCCCGACCTGAACAGCGGGGACGTCAGCGAACTGGAAGGTGTCGAGCCCAAGCAGCACTTCACGCAGCCCCCGCCCCGATACTCTGAGGCCAGCTTGGTCAAGGAGATGGAGAAGCAGGGGATCGGCCGACCGTCCACATACGCCGCGACGATCTCCGTGATCGTCGATCGAGGGTACGTGGAACTGGAGAAGAGACGCTTCTTCCCGACCGACCTCGGCGAGGTAGTCTCGGCACTCCTAGTGAGGCTCTTCCCGGACATTTTCGATGCCGAGTTTACGAGTCGGATGGAGTCGGAGCTGGACAAGGTCGAGGACGGCGAAGCCGATTGGCGTGAGCTACTGGGTGGTTTCTATCCCCGGCTCATGGAACGGATCAAGGAAGGGGAGAAGAACTCCGACGAGATTATCAAGGAGATTCTCGCCGCAGAGGGCGAAGATTGTGACAAGTGTGGCAGCACGATGCTGGTTCGCTGGAACCGGTTCGGGCGTTTTCTCGGCTGCTCGGGATACCCCGAGTGCAAGAGCACGCGGTCGCTTGATGGCTTCAATCCGGAAGGTGAGGAGCTGGGCCCGCATCCGGAGCTCGGCAGGCTGGTCCGGCTCAAGTACGGTCCGTATGGCCCGTACGTGGAACTCGAGGCCGAAGAGGAGGACAAGAAGCCGAAGCGGTCGTCGTTGCCTAAGGACAAGCAGCCTCAAGACGTTGACCTCGAGTTCGCGGTGCAGCTGTTGATGCTGCCCCGGCCTCTCGGGACCGATCCGGAAACGGAAGAAGAGGTCGTAGCTGGCCTTGGTCGTTTCGGACCCTTCGTACGGCGTGGTAAGACGTTCGCAAGCCTGAAGACGCCCGACGAAATGTGGACGGTGACGCTTGAAGAGGCTGTCGAACTCGTGAAGACGAAGGCGTCGGGTGGAATTCCTCTCAAGGAATTTGGAAAACATCCTGACTCGGGGTTGGAACTTCTGATTCGTGCCGGACGCTACGGCCCGTACGTCACCGACGGCACAACCAACGCGACGCTCCCCAAGGGAACTGAGCCTGAAGAGGTCGATTTGGAGATGGCCCTCGACTTGCTCGCCAAGAAGGCGGCGCGAGGCGGAAAGAAAGGGAAGCCCCGGAAGAAGAAGAAAAAATGA
- a CDS encoding prepilin-type N-terminal cleavage/methylation domain-containing protein, which yields MSHKRAGFTLIELVVAILIRSILTTMAFSSFASAMGGYSVRGARDESHPVGFL from the coding sequence ATGAGTCACAAAAGAGCGGGCTTCACCTTGATTGAGTTGGTAGTGGCCATCCTCATCAGGAGTATCCTGACGACTATGGCCTTTTCCAGCTTCGCGTCCGCGATGGGCGGTTATTCCGTGCGTGGCGCTCGTGACGAGTCTCATCCCGTCGGCTTTTTATAA
- a CDS encoding shikimate kinase, which translates to MGSGKSSVGRVLAAALGWRFIDADQTLEDDLDTPIAALFQEHGEAFFREKERTTMAALLDEEGVVIATGGGWAAQPQWVDGLPPGTGTVWLQVTAVEAVGRVQAEPGKRPLLDSDEPVDTARKLVESRSPSYALAEWKVDTEGRSVEDVSARILEMFSGNDLILDAE; encoded by the coding sequence ATGGGATCCGGAAAATCGAGTGTCGGTCGGGTTCTGGCAGCCGCCCTCGGTTGGCGCTTCATCGATGCGGATCAAACGCTTGAGGACGATTTGGACACGCCGATCGCCGCGCTCTTCCAGGAGCATGGAGAGGCTTTTTTTAGAGAGAAAGAACGGACGACCATGGCCGCACTCCTCGACGAAGAGGGAGTAGTCATCGCGACCGGTGGCGGATGGGCCGCTCAGCCGCAGTGGGTCGACGGTCTCCCTCCAGGAACCGGGACGGTGTGGCTCCAAGTTACGGCTGTTGAGGCGGTGGGGCGGGTCCAGGCCGAGCCCGGGAAGCGCCCCTTATTGGACTCCGATGAACCGGTCGACACAGCACGTAAACTGGTAGAATCGCGCAGTCCGTCGTACGCTCTCGCCGAGTGGAAGGTGGACACAGAGGGCCGGTCCGTAGAAGATGTGTCGGCCCGGATCTTGGAAATGTTTTCTGGGAATGACCTCATATTGGACGCTGAATGA
- a CDS encoding PilN domain-containing protein: MPDPYQAFTVAAGIVAIGYMAWAFLGVRSDAEELQVQLDSAVQDSVRFADLILRTNELMARRDSIAQRVAIIQEIDAGRYVWPHVMDEIARAVPDYTWLRSVMYMGDNPLQVRIEGRAGSLEAITTYMDNLEASRFLRRVDPERMEQTVSDDSPDDLVYLFELTATYEPPPLEELETIPLFAEGVVTQVAVPDSSAGN, translated from the coding sequence ATGCCCGACCCTTACCAGGCCTTCACTGTGGCTGCCGGAATTGTAGCCATCGGGTACATGGCCTGGGCCTTTTTGGGCGTCAGGTCCGATGCAGAGGAACTGCAAGTTCAGCTCGACTCCGCAGTACAGGACTCTGTGCGTTTCGCTGACCTCATCCTACGAACGAACGAACTCATGGCTCGGCGCGACTCCATCGCGCAGCGCGTTGCAATCATCCAAGAGATCGACGCGGGCCGATACGTGTGGCCCCATGTCATGGATGAAATCGCGAGAGCTGTGCCGGATTACACATGGCTCCGCAGTGTCATGTACATGGGGGATAACCCACTCCAGGTGCGCATCGAAGGACGTGCAGGAAGCCTAGAGGCGATCACGACATACATGGACAACCTCGAGGCTTCTCGCTTCCTACGGCGGGTCGACCCCGAGCGGATGGAGCAAACCGTGTCTGACGACAGCCCGGACGACCTAGTCTACCTATTCGAGCTGACCGCGACATATGAGCCTCCTCCGCTCGAGGAACTCGAGACCATTCCATTGTTCGCGGAAGGTGTTGTGACTCAGGTGGCGGTTCCCGATTCCTCAGCGGGGAATTGA
- the trmFO gene encoding methylenetetrahydrofolate--tRNA-(uracil(54)-C(5))-methyltransferase (FADH(2)-oxidizing) TrmFO: MTPTVVGGGLAGCEAALQLAARGHKVRLLEMRPVRGTNAHQTDDLGELVCTNSFKSEDPSNAHGQLKREMRTLGSVLLTSADVSKVPAGSALAVDRGLFSAAMTAAIDAQPLIEVVREECTEIPDGPTILATGPLTSDGLIESIQEMLGDGGLSFFDAIAPILHRDSLDDDIVFAAGRFGEDSDYLNCPMDKAEYEAFIEALNAGEAHAGHDWDNVPYFEGCLPVEVMAGRGVETLRFGPMKPIGLVDPRTGNRPWAVVQLRREDRAGQMWNMVGFQTRLRMGDQKKVFTMIPGLADADFLRWGSIHRNSYLNFPERLSRYGAPAGRPDVVFAGQLTGVEGYTESAASGILAGINLSRVMAGEDPVVPPPTSMIGGLFRYLRDAKPGHFQPMNSNWGLVDPLDRRVKDKKEKRRILGERAQLDFLEWMRESGLDVADPAMAHTSSAD; the protein is encoded by the coding sequence ATGACGCCCACCGTTGTCGGCGGCGGGTTAGCCGGGTGTGAGGCCGCGCTACAATTGGCGGCCCGGGGTCACAAGGTCAGGTTATTGGAAATGCGTCCGGTACGCGGGACGAACGCCCACCAAACGGACGACCTCGGCGAGTTGGTCTGTACGAACTCGTTCAAGAGTGAGGACCCGTCCAACGCGCACGGTCAACTCAAGCGCGAGATGCGGACGCTCGGGTCGGTACTCCTCACATCGGCCGACGTCTCGAAGGTGCCGGCGGGTTCAGCGCTTGCCGTAGATCGAGGGCTCTTTTCGGCTGCTATGACTGCTGCGATCGACGCTCAGCCGCTCATTGAAGTGGTGCGCGAGGAGTGCACCGAGATCCCGGACGGTCCGACGATCTTGGCCACCGGTCCGCTGACCTCCGACGGACTTATTGAGTCGATCCAAGAAATGCTTGGTGATGGCGGCCTTTCATTCTTCGATGCGATTGCTCCGATACTCCACCGCGACTCATTGGACGACGACATCGTCTTCGCTGCGGGTCGTTTTGGGGAAGACTCGGACTACCTAAACTGCCCGATGGACAAGGCAGAGTACGAAGCGTTCATCGAGGCGCTCAACGCGGGTGAGGCGCATGCCGGTCATGACTGGGACAACGTGCCTTACTTCGAAGGCTGCTTGCCTGTGGAGGTGATGGCTGGACGAGGCGTGGAGACGCTTCGTTTCGGTCCCATGAAGCCAATCGGGCTTGTCGATCCCCGAACGGGGAATCGTCCCTGGGCTGTGGTACAGCTTCGACGGGAGGACAGGGCGGGGCAGATGTGGAACATGGTGGGGTTCCAGACACGTCTGCGGATGGGCGACCAGAAGAAGGTATTCACCATGATCCCGGGCCTCGCAGACGCGGACTTTCTCCGCTGGGGTTCGATTCACCGGAACAGCTATCTGAACTTCCCTGAGCGACTGTCCCGATATGGTGCGCCCGCGGGCAGGCCCGACGTCGTGTTTGCGGGTCAATTGACGGGGGTAGAGGGATACACCGAGTCTGCAGCGAGCGGCATCCTTGCTGGAATCAACCTCTCGCGGGTCATGGCGGGTGAAGATCCGGTGGTGCCTCCGCCGACATCCATGATCGGCGGTCTTTTCAGATATTTGAGAGACGCAAAGCCAGGTCATTTCCAGCCGATGAATTCGAACTGGGGACTTGTTGATCCACTCGACCGTCGAGTGAAGGACAAAAAGGAAAAGCGCCGCATTCTTGGAGAGCGCGCGCAGCTCGACTTCCTCGAGTGGATGCGGGAGTCAGGACTGGACGTCGCGGACCCGGCCATGGCCCACACTTCTTCGGCGGACTGA
- the pilM gene encoding type IV pilus assembly protein PilM codes for MALFGRNKFSIGLDIGSGFVKVVEVDHSGDQPEVTRVAMRPLLPDAIVEGEIMDYGLVSDAVMGLFHEIGLKGAQVVTAVGGHDVIIKKIEMDRMKESDARVVIRWEAEQHVPFDIKSVELDFQILNPHDDGLQMEVLLVAAKRELVDNKVGLLQDAGVNPIIIDVDAFALHNAFEHNYPDSQDGIIALVNVGHETTNVNILENGVPILTRDIPFGSRRIREDLQRERGLTAEQAEDVVQARETVENLEQFVEASADEVAVGIERASAFLMAREDGESIGRIFLSGGGARIPGMVEALATRMNVETELVNPFERVPVRPGAAGGISIEEAAPMLLLSLGLALRV; via the coding sequence ATGGCCCTCTTCGGACGAAATAAATTTTCCATCGGCCTGGACATCGGTTCAGGCTTTGTGAAGGTCGTCGAGGTTGATCACTCCGGTGATCAGCCGGAGGTGACCCGGGTCGCGATGCGTCCACTGCTTCCGGACGCGATCGTCGAAGGCGAGATCATGGACTATGGCCTGGTCTCTGATGCCGTGATGGGGCTCTTCCATGAGATCGGCCTAAAAGGGGCTCAGGTCGTGACTGCCGTCGGCGGTCACGATGTGATCATCAAAAAGATCGAGATGGATCGGATGAAAGAGTCCGATGCTCGTGTGGTGATCAGGTGGGAGGCGGAACAGCACGTGCCGTTTGACATCAAGAGTGTGGAGTTGGACTTCCAGATCTTGAACCCGCATGACGACGGCCTCCAAATGGAGGTCCTCCTCGTTGCAGCGAAACGGGAACTGGTAGACAACAAGGTTGGCCTCCTCCAGGACGCGGGGGTCAATCCAATCATTATTGATGTCGACGCATTCGCGCTCCATAACGCGTTTGAGCACAACTACCCGGATTCGCAGGACGGCATCATCGCCCTCGTGAACGTGGGTCATGAAACGACCAACGTGAACATCCTTGAGAACGGTGTGCCGATTCTCACCCGAGATATTCCCTTCGGTTCGCGCCGGATCCGCGAGGACCTTCAGAGGGAGCGGGGCCTTACCGCTGAGCAGGCCGAAGACGTGGTCCAGGCCCGCGAGACGGTGGAGAACCTTGAGCAGTTTGTTGAGGCCTCCGCGGACGAAGTGGCCGTCGGGATCGAACGTGCCAGTGCTTTCCTGATGGCCCGCGAGGATGGCGAGTCGATCGGCCGAATCTTCTTGAGCGGTGGTGGTGCGCGGATCCCTGGAATGGTGGAAGCGCTGGCCACCCGGATGAACGTCGAGACCGAATTAGTGAACCCGTTCGAGCGCGTGCCAGTACGGCCCGGCGCGGCGGGTGGGATTTCAATCGAAGAAGCTGCCCCGATGCTGCTGTTGTCGCTCGGGTTGGCTCTGCGCGTCTAG